The genomic segment CTTCCTGTTCCCCCTTGACTCCCGCCTATGACTCTTGCCAAAAAATCGGATGCACTAACCTATAGAAAGCCTATAAGAATCAATAATATGGTGGGCCCAGAGGGACTCGAACGGCAGCGGCCGCCGAGTCGTCGGACCGCCGTCTTCGGCCTGCCGATTATGAGTAGAGGGTAGAGTCGAGAAGTACTCCAGTAAGCCGAAGAAAAGTAAACGGTTTTTTTTAGTCGGGCAGGACATCATTGCTAAAACCGAGGCTATGCCGAACCTGAAGTGAGCCCGCTGGCGGGATTCATTGACGTAAGCTGAAGAGTTTTAGGCAATTTTCCAGACCGAACTTCCGAAACGTGGCCGAACGATTGATTCGGTCTAGATCAGCATCTGGTTAGGGCTGGGCACTATCGTTATCAATGGATAAGCGCGTCTGGAGAACGGGGTAGGGTGGCGGCTTGATACGCCTAGCCTCAATTGCTGTGGATTCCATGACCTACCTTGTCAATACTTATGTAAGAGCTATCTCAGGCGCTTTTCTATCAGAAAATCAAGTAACGCACGGGCCTTGGCTGGCACATGCCGTGAAGTGGTAACCGCGTAGAACTCCCAGGGTTCCAACGACCACTCAGGTAGTACACGTTGAAGTTGTCGTTTCTCCACGAAATCGTTGACGACCCAGTTGTGCCACACGGCAATCCCCATATCCTCCAAGCACAGCTTTTGCAGGGACATGAAATTGGCCACGCTGAAGCGTGCGCTGGGCAGAACCGTTTCAACCTTTCCACTTGCCGTATGTACAAGATTCCATTCGGGAATTCTGAGGTGTCGCAATGCTTCATGGTTACTTAAATCAGCCGGAGTATTGGGCTCGCCGCAGTCTTTAAGGTATGCAGGCGTTGCATACAGGGCGAGTTCCTCAAGTCGAATGATTCGCCGAGCGACAAGGTCTTCCTGCGGAATTGGTCCCATAACGAAAGCGATGTCTACATCTTTTTCCAGTGGGCTGGGCACGTCTGAAACGATATCCAGTTCAATCGTAATATCGGGAAAGCGTAGGCTGAAAGCGGGCAAAAGGGGAATAATCCACTCGTTTGCGGGAACGACATTTGCAACGAGGCGCAGTAAGCCGCTGGGCGAAGTTCGTAAGTCGGTCAGCTGTTCACGGGCGAGCCTGGCATACTCTATAATACGTTCGCAGTTATCGAAGTAGAGCTTACCGGCATCAGTCAAGCTCACGCTACGCGTGCTACGTTCAAACAGGCGAAGCCCCACGTCCTTCTCCAACTCGGCGATACGTCTGGACACGGTGGAGTTGGGAATCTCGAGGTTCTCCGCAGCCCCGCGGAAGCTCTTTTTCCGCGCTACCTCCACGAATATTTGCATACTTCGGAATAGATCCATCCCTCTATTATCCTGTTTATGAAGCAATTGACTAGCAGTGGCGCGCGCTAATTGATTGTTATAGTCCACGAGCGTTCTTCTCTCTAAGCAGATTCGGATGACCAGAATATTCTTTAATCACATCAAACACGCCGAGATATTGGACCCAGAGCAGGACGTTGTCGATTGCTCCTCTGGTTATCAAACTAGCCGCTAATGTAGGTGCTTGTTAGCCCCAATATGGGTAGTGAGCCGAAAAGGTTCAGCGCTACTCTCAGCTATCTGCGCAAGGGGTACCGTGATCGAGCAGTAAAAAGCGTGAGTAGGCGGGTGAGTGGTTTGACGGAAAATCAATGAGCCCAGTTGTAGCGCTACGATGAAACTACTGTGCGCATTCTGGGTGCGAAGCCATTGTGCGCTAACAACCCGGTGGCAGATCCTCACATGCCTGCCCCTGCCCCGGTGAGATGGTGCTGGGGGTTTGATCGGGGTTTGCCACCAGGGGGCAGTTATCTATGGAGTCACCGACACGGTCGCCGTCGGTGTCGTGCTCGAAATCCAGCGTGCTTACAAGTGATTCCATGGCTTCGAGACTTTCCGTGGAGCCGTTCTTGAGGTAGGCGTCAAAGAACGACCCGATGTAGTGAGACATCTGGCTATGGAAGCCTTCACCCAGAATACCGTCACGCCAGGCAAAATGGCCCGCCCCGTCGAATACCTGAACGTATCTGGCGGGCCAGGTCTGGTCGTAAGTGCCATTCGACTGTATCAACTGAGGTGTGATTGCGATGTCCCGCGTGCCCCCCTGGTAAAGCGTCTGGTCGTTTGTCATGCCTCCGACACGGTCTTGTACCAGATAGGGTCTGTGCCATGGTGAGAGAGCTGCCACGGTGCGGATCTCATCGCGAGTCCATGTGCTCCAGGCGCCCGCGAGACCCATGCAGGTGTAACCGCCCATCGAGTACCCCATGCAACCGACTCGCTCGAAGTCTTCTACATACTGCGCATAGTTACTATAGGGCAGTGCATCGAGCACTGCGTGGATGTCGTCGCGGCGATCGCTATTTGTCAGGTCGGTCCAGTTACTGGGATCACTCCACGCGACATCTGGTGTCGTGCTGCCTGAGATACAGTCTTCATGTTTCGGGGCGACGACGATAAAACCTCTGTCAGCTAGGGCACTCAAAATGCCGTCGTTGCTCCCAGGGCAGCCGCCCATGCCGTGTGAGAATATGACTAACGGGTAAGTTCCCTCTCCTGCCCGTCGGATCTCGACCTCCACGCTACCGATGGTATCTGTCGTGAGAACGTCTGCTAAGACGGTTACTGCGGGGCATAGCGCGAGGAACAGGGCCAAGCCAGCTGTTCTCGATCTTGCTAACCTGGCAGTTCGCTTACGTGCAGCTGCTAGAGCAGCCGGGACAATGCCCTGTAACTTGAAAGAACATTTCATATGCAAGGTCTTTTGTCTTTGTATCGAGCTGAGCATGACATAGCAAGGCTGCCATGGCGATGCTGCCGGGGAAAGCTGTTTTTTCGAACAGTGTGCTCCAGAAGTGGAGCAATTTAGAATGTGGATACTGACAAGTTAACGGGCCCAAACTGATAGCATCGGTGGCTGCACACCTATGAGTGCCACCGATTCGGGCTCGCCGCCCCACCCGATATCATTGCCTGCACCGTCTGGCTCCACTATGGATTTAATCCCAGCCACCGGGATGTCGAAGGTCTCCTGGCCAAACGCGGGATTACAGTGAGAAGGTTTACCGAAACTCTGCCCGCTCTGCGCAGGCCTATCAAGATTCAAGATCATGAACCCCAAGGGGGTGCGGCGGGTTAATGTGGCCTTTGTATCCCAGAGGCCCGGTATAGGGTCGGTATTGTAAGAGTGTGGAAACATCCATTTCATCAGTCCTTGCAGTTGCTCTGTCTTTGGCAACGGCAAGGGTTCGACTAACCGATAAAAAGTCGGACGCTGTCTTCTATAGAAAGCCTAAAAGAATCAATAAGGTGGTGAGTCCAGAAGGACTCGAACGGCAGCGGCCGCCGAGTCGTCGGACCGCCGTCTTCGACCTGCCGATTATGAGTAGAGGGTACAGTCAGAACGTACGCCATTAAGCCGAAGACAAGTAACGAATTTTTTTGTGGGACAGGGCATCACTGCTGAAACCGAGCCTATGCCGAACCTGGAGTGGGCCGGCTGGCGGGATTGATTGAAGTAAGCTGAAGAGGGTTAAGCAATTTTCAAGACCGAACTTCCGAACCGGAGCCGACGGCTAACCCGTTGATCTAGCGAGTGAAATAGTAATTCGCCATCCACACCTAGAGATGCAAATTTCTTGGCTCTAGGAACGTTAACTTGCCAGAATCAAGACGAGAGTTATATTTTGACATAAATAGTGTCATAATATGACAGCAGCGCAAATTGACAGTGGGAAAACTGATCCAGAGGATGCCAATGTGAAGAAGTGGGTGTTACGAATTGCAATGACATTCGTCGTTCTGGTTATAGCCGGTTTTTGGCAGTTATTTTTTTCCTCGAGACCAGAGCTGATGACCGATCCGGCAGTTCTGGCCGGCGATGGCAGTTCCATCGACTACTGTGAATTGCCTGTGCTGGATGGTAGCCGCAAGACCGCGGTTGAAATTCCAAAGGCTAATACCCCGGGTTGTGCTTATGATCATTTCCCGCTCCCCATTTTGGCTCAATGTAGCGAGCCTCTGGCGGAGGGTGCGGTGGATATTCGAGGGCTCTGGAGGGCGATTGAAGGCAAGGGCGTCAACCCTAAGATTGGCCATGTAGAGCGCATTGAACAGTGTGGCGCCCGTACGGTAGTAACCAGTTCTGGTATTATTCATGACAAAGGGCCCAATAGTACGGCTGGTGTAAACTCTAACGATACCGAGGGAGCCGTGCTTTTTACCATTGGCGACAAGGAGTATTGCCCTCGTACTTCTGCGAATGTGTATTGGAATAACGGTGTACTGGATTTTCGCGTCTTTGGCTGGGGGCCAGTGGTTGTGAAACGCTACCTCCACGCGGGGCCGGACGGTGAGCAGTTGGTGTGGGAGTACGCCAATGGAAGTGTGACGTATATGGATCGCATTTGTACGCTTCCCGAGGAGAAGAAAATCCCTGAAAAGCGCGGCCTCCGCCTCAAACTTTTTTAGGGCCATCACGGGAGTTTTAAATGACCGGTTTGATTTTGGCGATAGCGTCGCTACTGTTTGTCCTGGCGACATGGAAAAGATGGCTGAAAACCGCGCTTCGCCAGGCGGTACCTGATCGTCTGGTGGGCTTTGCCCTGTCTATGACGGCTGGGCTAGGGTTGGCAATCGCTGCATTTTTTAGTGAGCCTGGTGTAATAGGCGGCTCACTCGCTGCTGTTGCAGCGTTCATGAGTCTGTTCTGGTTGTTGGCCACGGCAGCGGGGAAGCAAAAAACCGGGGCACCAAAAATTGTTGTAGGTCAGCCGTTGCCCGCCTATACCGCACTGAATGAAGATGGCTCCTCGTTCGATAGCCAGTCACTGGCCGGCGCTCCCTATTTACTCAAATTTTTTCGCGGCCACTGGTGACCCTACTGTGTAGCCGAGCTTAAACGCTGGCAAGAGCTTCGGTCGGAGCTCAAAACCCCACTACAAATGGTGACAGTTTGTGCTGACTCACCCGAAGAGCTACGCAAGGGTAAAAGCAAGCACGGGCTTGAAGCGATCATGCTGTCCGATAAGGCGTTGATTGCCACCGACGCCCTGGGTCTCCGTAACATTGGCGCAAAAAGCGCGCCCCGTCCGGTACCGGTGCCCACTTCAGTGCTCGTTGATGCGCTGGGGGTCGTGCTGTGGATTGATCAGTCAGAGCATTACACCGATCGCAGTGATCGAGAGTTTGTTCTGTCCGCGCTTAAGGAACACTTTGGCATCTAGAAGAAAGGCCCTGCGGGGTACTGACAAGTTAACTTAGATTCGCTCCAAATGTGGCAACCACACACCAAAATCTCGGGAAATTACAGGCCAATTTGGGGGCCAATGACATATTTCTGGTCAGTCTAGGCCCGATTGTGTAGCGCCAGCCCGTGACCTCGAGTTAACTTGTCAGTACCCTTTGCAGCTCACCGTGACGCAAACCCTGGTCAATAAAATTCGTCCCGAGAAATTTCAGGTTTCCTGGGAGCGTGCCTGGAGCTTTTACCCTTTCCGGGTTCACGCACAAGGAATCGCTGCCAACGGTCAGACCCGCAGCCAGCAGTGGGAGGTCCACGCGGAATCAGGATCAGGCTCGATCGCTCTGCTGCCTCTTGTACTGAAGCATGTTTACCTGTCAGACATCGAAGTCGAAAACGTCGACTATCGACAGCGCCCCCGACTCAAAGCCGAGCGCGACTACAGCAAACAGATTGCCTATTTCCCCCCCATCACAGGGCGAGACATTGTTCCGGTTGACACACAGCCCCTGAAAAAAAGCGCCCCTGGAAAATTCACCTCGCCAGTGAGTCTTTCACTCAATGAGGCCAAAGCAGACGACAGTCGTCGTGTGGCACGACGTACCGCGCGCAGAACCTCCAGGCGAAACTGATCCCGCTAGTATGTCCGGCTCTGTCGAGCGGGGCAGCTCTCATACGTTTTTCGGGTACTGCCAAGGTGGTACTGACAACTTAACTCGCCGAAATAGTCGATACCGTTAGTTCGTCAGTACCCTAATTTTATCTTCAGAGAGTGCGCTCACTGGGTAGTGGACGATATCTGGCAGAGCGCACAGACGCAGAGTTTCTGCAGCAATATTCTCCCCGCACAACGTCACTCAAATCTAGTGAATCGTTTATGCTGAGTCGGTACCCCGACCGTATTTTCGTCTATACTCAATGTTACCCTCTACAAAAAGAGAGACAACAGATGTTCCGATTGATCTGGCAAATTTACACGACCGGAATTGTGATATTTTTCTTGGTATTCTTGCTAGCTGAAGAGCAGCCCTTCGGCCCAGCCTTAATCAACGCGATTTTTTGGCCCGCCGGCGTCTACAATACCTATATTTCCGTCGGCTGAATCCTTTTTTGGGTGCTGACAAGTTAACTCGCCGGAATTGGTAGAATCTGGCGATTAATATCTACAAACGCCACCGATTCCGGCTAGGCGCCCCTACCTGATATCATCTTCTACGCCGTCTGGCTCTGCTACCGATTCAACCTAAGCCATCGTGACATCGAAGATCTCCTAGCTGAGCGTGGCATCATCGTCACGCGAGAAGCAGTCTGTCTCTGGTGCATCAAGTTCGGAGCCATTTATACACGTCCTTTGAAATGAAAGCACCGAGGCTACGGAGATACCTTTTATATTGATGAAGTCTTCGTCAAGTGCCTGATTACCCCGAACCCCGATCCGATGTATATCGATGATGATGGAGTGGGTGATCACTATGCGGCGATTGGCTGCTAGACGATTTGACCGGTACTGACCAGTTGACTCGCTGACTGAGTAGAAAATCGAGCG from the Candidatus Marimicrobium litorale genome contains:
- a CDS encoding LysR family transcriptional regulator, translated to MDLFRSMQIFVEVARKKSFRGAAENLEIPNSTVSRRIAELEKDVGLRLFERSTRSVSLTDAGKLYFDNCERIIEYARLAREQLTDLRTSPSGLLRLVANVVPANEWIIPLLPAFSLRFPDITIELDIVSDVPSPLEKDVDIAFVMGPIPQEDLVARRIIRLEELALYATPAYLKDCGEPNTPADLSNHEALRHLRIPEWNLVHTASGKVETVLPSARFSVANFMSLQKLCLEDMGIAVWHNWVVNDFVEKRQLQRVLPEWSLEPWEFYAVTTSRHVPAKARALLDFLIEKRLR
- a CDS encoding chlorophyllase/cutinase-like alpha/beta fold protein, with the protein product MLSSIQRQKTLHMKCSFKLQGIVPAALAAARKRTARLARSRTAGLALFLALCPAVTVLADVLTTDTIGSVEVEIRRAGEGTYPLVIFSHGMGGCPGSNDGILSALADRGFIVVAPKHEDCISGSTTPDVAWSDPSNWTDLTNSDRRDDIHAVLDALPYSNYAQYVEDFERVGCMGYSMGGYTCMGLAGAWSTWTRDEIRTVAALSPWHRPYLVQDRVGGMTNDQTLYQGGTRDIAITPQLIQSNGTYDQTWPARYVQVFDGAGHFAWRDGILGEGFHSQMSHYIGSFFDAYLKNGSTESLEAMESLVSTLDFEHDTDGDRVGDSIDNCPLVANPDQTPSTISPGQGQACEDLPPGC